Proteins from a genomic interval of Quercus lobata isolate SW786 chromosome 11, ValleyOak3.0 Primary Assembly, whole genome shotgun sequence:
- the LOC115966405 gene encoding uncharacterized protein LOC115966405 gives MADQEQKALRDYAMSSVNGATSSIRRPAIQVNNFEIKPAIIQMIQQTVQFRGLSQEDPNVHIANFLEICDSFKHNGVTDDAIRLRLFPFSLWDKAKVCKLRNDITTFIQFEGESLYEAWERYKDLLRRCPHHDLPAWLQLQTFYNGLGATNKSMVDAEAGGALMSKTHEAVYELLEELASNNYQWPTERAMPRRTAGVLELDSITSLADKWQLCLNN, from the exons ATGGCTGATCAAGAGCAAAAGGCGTTAAGAGATTATGCTATGTCCTCGGTAAATGGAGCTACATCGAGCATAAGGAGGCCAGCCATACAAGTCAATAATTTTGAGATCAAGCCGGCCATCATTCAGATGATACAGCAGACTGTCCAGTTCAGGGGGCTGTCACAAGAGGATCCTAATGTCCATATTGCAAATTTCTTGGAGATTTGTGATTCTTTTAAACATAATGGAGTGACAGATGATGCGATTCGACTAAGGCTTTTTCCCTTCTCACTTTGGGATAAAGCAAAAGTTTG CAAGTTAAGGAATGATATCACCACCTTCATCCAATTTGAGGGTGAATCATTATATGAAGCATGGGAGAGGTACAAAGATTTATTGCGAAGGTGTCCTCATCATGACCTTCCAGCATGGCTTCAACTGCAAACATTCTACAATGGTCTAGGAGCTACAAACAAATCTATGGTTGATGCAGAAGCCGGTGGAGCTTTAATGAGTAAAACTCATGAGGCAGTCTATGAACTTTTGGAAGAATTGGCATCCAACAACTATCAATGGCCTACAGAAAGAGCAATGCCAAGAAGGACAGCTGGAGTTTTAGAACTTGATTCTATTACCTCATTGGCAGACAAATGGCAACTTTGTCTCAACAACTAG